The following proteins are co-located in the Micromonospora coriariae genome:
- the purF gene encoding amidophosphoribosyltransferase has protein sequence MPRGDGRLSHDLDPQRPGPQDACGVFGVWAPGEEVANLTYFGLYALQHRGQEAAGIAVSDGSGVVVYKDLGLVAQVFDEPTLASLRGHLAIGHARYSTTGASNWENAQPTIRSTSSGTTIALAHNGNLVNTTELEKEVAERGLVADGSTNDTSLVTMLLASRPDLSVEAAALEVLPQLRGAFSFVFMDESTLYAARDPHGVRPLVLGRLERGWVVASETAALDIVGASVVREVEPGELIAIDEDGLRSTRFASPEPKGCLFEYVYIARPDATIAGRNVHAARVQIGRQLAKEHPVEADLVIPVPESGTPAAIGYAEASGITYGAGLMKNPYVGRTFIQPSQTLRQLGIRLKLNPLRENVRGKRLVVVDDSIVRGNTQRAIVRMLREAGALEVHVRISSPPVSWPCFYGIDFATRAELLANGLDNDGIRRSIGADTLGYVSLPGLIAATEQPKTRLCRACFDGEYPIELPAGNLIGKHVLEGVGRRVANSAPEAPHTNGPLVATPSGVTANRP, from the coding sequence GTGCCCCGAGGCGACGGCCGGCTGAGCCACGACCTTGACCCCCAACGACCCGGCCCCCAGGACGCCTGCGGCGTCTTCGGCGTCTGGGCCCCCGGTGAAGAGGTCGCCAACCTGACCTACTTCGGTCTCTACGCACTGCAGCACCGCGGCCAGGAGGCGGCGGGCATCGCGGTGAGCGACGGTTCCGGCGTGGTGGTCTACAAGGATCTCGGCCTGGTGGCCCAGGTCTTCGACGAGCCCACCCTGGCCAGCCTGCGCGGCCACCTGGCGATCGGGCACGCCCGCTACTCCACGACCGGCGCCTCGAACTGGGAAAATGCCCAGCCGACGATCCGGTCGACGAGTTCCGGCACGACCATCGCCCTGGCCCACAACGGCAACCTGGTCAACACCACCGAGCTCGAGAAGGAGGTCGCCGAGCGCGGCCTCGTCGCGGACGGCTCGACGAACGACACCTCGCTGGTGACCATGCTGCTGGCCAGCCGTCCGGACCTGTCGGTCGAGGCGGCCGCGCTGGAGGTGCTGCCGCAGCTGCGGGGCGCGTTCAGCTTCGTCTTCATGGACGAGTCGACGCTCTACGCGGCCCGCGACCCGCACGGCGTACGCCCGCTGGTGCTCGGCCGGTTGGAGCGCGGCTGGGTGGTGGCCAGCGAGACCGCCGCGCTGGACATCGTCGGCGCCAGCGTGGTGCGCGAGGTCGAGCCGGGCGAGCTGATCGCGATCGACGAGGACGGGCTGCGCTCGACCCGGTTCGCGTCGCCGGAGCCGAAGGGCTGTCTCTTCGAGTACGTCTACATCGCCCGTCCGGACGCCACGATCGCCGGGCGCAACGTGCACGCGGCTCGGGTGCAGATCGGCCGGCAGTTGGCCAAGGAGCACCCGGTCGAGGCCGACCTGGTGATCCCGGTGCCCGAGTCCGGCACCCCGGCCGCGATCGGCTACGCCGAGGCGTCCGGCATCACCTACGGCGCCGGCCTGATGAAGAACCCGTACGTGGGGCGCACCTTCATCCAGCCGTCGCAGACCCTGCGCCAGCTCGGTATCCGGCTGAAGCTGAACCCGCTGCGGGAGAACGTCCGGGGCAAGCGTCTGGTGGTCGTCGACGACTCGATCGTCCGCGGCAACACGCAGCGGGCCATCGTGCGGATGCTGCGCGAGGCGGGGGCGCTGGAGGTGCACGTCCGGATCTCCTCCCCGCCGGTCAGCTGGCCGTGCTTCTACGGCATCGACTTCGCCACCCGGGCAGAGCTGCTGGCCAACGGGTTGGACAACGACGGCATTCGGCGTTCCATCGGTGCCGACACGCTGGGTTACGTTTCGCTTCCTGGCCTGATCGCCGCGACCGAGCAGCCGAAGACCCGGCTGTGTCGGGCGTGTTTCGATGGGGAGTACCCGATCGAGCTGCCGGCTGGCAACCTGATCGGCAAGCACGTGCTCGAAGGGGTGGGCCGACGGGTCGCCAACTCGGCACCGGAGGCCCCGCACACCAACGGCCCGCTCGTCGCCACTCCGAGTGGCGTGACCGCAAACCGCCCGTAG
- a CDS encoding sterol carrier family protein yields MSSPYSKSAAVAAALSALDEGRTPERPVFREAVRSLLAGLAERAPGRSVEVRVPPYGAIQCVPGPRHTRGNPPNVVEMSPDTWLALATGRIGWAEAVTEGRIQVSGVRADLSAYLPL; encoded by the coding sequence GTGTCCTCTCCGTACAGTAAGTCCGCCGCCGTTGCGGCGGCATTGTCGGCGCTCGACGAGGGGCGTACGCCCGAAAGGCCGGTATTCCGGGAGGCGGTCCGGTCGTTGTTGGCCGGCCTCGCGGAGCGCGCCCCCGGCCGATCGGTGGAGGTGCGCGTCCCACCATACGGTGCGATCCAGTGCGTTCCTGGCCCTCGACACACCAGGGGAAACCCGCCAAACGTGGTCGAGATGTCCCCGGACACCTGGCTGGCGCTGGCCACCGGGCGAATTGGTTGGGCCGAGGCGGTCACCGAGGGTCGCATCCAGGTGAGCGGGGTCCGGGCGGACCTCTCGGCATATCTGCCCCTCTAG
- a CDS encoding carboxypeptidase-like regulatory domain-containing protein: MDVSTHRRAWKQRAGVVVALVAGALLAVPATPALAAPDVTDVSASPSSVEAGKTTKISYKLDFEDGSEPADISFSSSNGKLTCVDGCSRGRVTASGTYEATFKLADDAANGSASVTVKATDSTGPIKQSRDASTTVTLVAKAAPPPQAQTVKTVSGKVVVQANGDAVPNAVVMLLDSAGKRHDTTSDGSGNFRFTGTTGNPIAPGRLELGASFDNVLGRKTINASAGQSITGQRVSLALKVEVTPSPTPSASAEATPSEEPVEEGTEEEPTEEASAGAPANASNEEDGGGLGPYMIILLGGLLVAAGVGTIVMLWMKRKENGDEDDDPAGAGAVPAARGGFRAGDDQTRVVNRPLGAPDPTMVGGAALSEAPTMMHRPVVDDVPPDPYGAPAQPYGAAGQQGWGGAGYGDEPAPGGYGAGGYGNAPASGGGYGTAVTPEGGYGAGAAGDGYGATPGSGAGYGGAPSSNGGYGSAPSSGGGYGSRDYTAPAGAAGYPPAPAGGAGYGERFDEPTGRYTGDSTQYPAPADPYATGVYQPEQGQGYGQSDPAPYGGRAAEPTGGYGQQAGGYDQGGYGQQPAGGYDQGGYGQEPPAQRGGGYDDRGYDQGGYGQQPAGGYDQGGYGQEPPAQRGGGYDDRGYDQGGYDQGGYGQQSGRARPADSPPPTERSGRRLDWLDD, translated from the coding sequence GTGGACGTGTCAACACACCGACGTGCCTGGAAGCAGCGGGCCGGTGTGGTCGTAGCGCTGGTTGCCGGCGCTCTGCTCGCCGTCCCCGCCACACCAGCCCTGGCCGCACCCGACGTCACAGATGTGTCGGCCTCGCCAAGCAGCGTTGAGGCCGGTAAGACTACGAAGATCAGCTACAAGCTCGACTTCGAGGATGGCTCTGAGCCGGCTGATATCAGTTTCAGCTCAAGCAATGGGAAGCTGACCTGCGTTGACGGGTGCTCACGCGGCCGAGTGACGGCGAGCGGCACCTATGAAGCCACCTTCAAGCTCGCGGATGACGCTGCCAACGGAAGCGCCAGTGTCACCGTGAAGGCCACAGACTCCACTGGCCCGATCAAGCAGAGCCGAGACGCCTCGACCACCGTCACGTTGGTCGCCAAGGCTGCGCCACCGCCGCAGGCGCAGACTGTGAAGACGGTCTCCGGCAAGGTGGTCGTGCAGGCCAACGGCGACGCTGTGCCGAACGCCGTGGTGATGCTCCTGGACAGCGCGGGTAAGCGCCACGACACCACCAGCGACGGCAGCGGCAACTTCCGCTTCACCGGCACCACCGGCAATCCGATCGCGCCCGGCAGACTCGAACTGGGCGCCAGCTTCGACAACGTCCTCGGGCGGAAGACCATCAACGCGAGCGCCGGGCAGTCCATCACCGGCCAGCGGGTCAGCCTGGCCCTCAAGGTCGAGGTGACCCCGAGCCCCACCCCGTCCGCCAGCGCTGAGGCCACCCCCAGCGAGGAACCGGTCGAGGAGGGCACCGAGGAGGAGCCCACCGAGGAAGCCAGCGCGGGCGCACCGGCGAACGCCTCCAACGAGGAGGACGGCGGCGGCCTCGGCCCGTACATGATCATCCTGCTCGGCGGCCTGCTCGTCGCCGCTGGTGTCGGCACGATCGTGATGCTCTGGATGAAGCGCAAGGAGAACGGCGACGAGGACGACGACCCGGCCGGCGCCGGCGCGGTGCCGGCGGCGCGGGGTGGGTTCCGCGCGGGCGACGACCAGACCCGGGTGGTCAACCGCCCGCTCGGCGCACCTGACCCGACGATGGTCGGCGGTGCGGCGCTGAGCGAGGCGCCGACGATGATGCACCGCCCGGTGGTCGACGACGTCCCACCGGACCCGTACGGCGCGCCAGCGCAGCCGTACGGCGCGGCGGGCCAGCAGGGCTGGGGCGGCGCCGGCTACGGCGACGAGCCGGCGCCCGGCGGGTACGGCGCGGGCGGCTACGGCAACGCTCCGGCCTCGGGCGGCGGCTACGGCACGGCGGTGACCCCCGAGGGTGGCTACGGTGCCGGCGCGGCCGGTGACGGCTACGGTGCCACGCCCGGCTCAGGTGCGGGCTACGGCGGCGCACCGTCTTCCAACGGCGGCTACGGCAGCGCGCCGTCCTCCGGCGGCGGTTACGGCAGCCGCGACTACACGGCCCCGGCCGGCGCGGCCGGCTACCCGCCGGCTCCCGCTGGAGGCGCGGGCTACGGCGAGCGCTTCGACGAGCCGACCGGCCGGTACACCGGCGACAGCACGCAGTACCCGGCTCCGGCCGACCCGTACGCCACAGGCGTCTACCAGCCGGAGCAGGGCCAGGGCTACGGTCAGTCCGACCCCGCCCCGTACGGCGGTCGGGCGGCGGAGCCGACCGGTGGCTACGGCCAGCAGGCCGGCGGGTACGACCAGGGCGGCTACGGTCAGCAGCCCGCTGGCGGATACGACCAGGGCGGCTACGGCCAGGAACCTCCGGCCCAGCGCGGCGGCGGCTACGACGACCGGGGCTACGACCAGGGCGGCTACGGCCAACAGCCCGCTGGCGGGTACGACCAGGGCGGCTACGGCCAGGAACCCCCGGCCCAGCGCGGCGGCGGCTACGACGACCGGGGCTACGACCAGGGCGGCTATGACCAGGGCGGCTACGGCCAGCAGTCGGGCCGGGCTCGGCCGGCGGACAGCCCGCCGCCGACCGAGCGGAGTGGTCGACGCCTCGACTGGCTGGACGACTGA
- a CDS encoding 2-phosphosulfolactate phosphatase: MAAAVYGQPGSGARFDWGLTGAAELGRVCAALVVVDVLSFTTSVEVAVGRGMRVHPFPWGEQAAEYALRVGAVAAVGRRRVTAEHPWSLSPAALSTAPVVADLVLPSPNGSAISAAASATGLPVVAACLRNAGAVGRWLRRQGYGTTDAPIGVIAAGERWPDGSLRPSVEDQLGAASVLDALSGVPGGLSVEAAMALAALASTPDVPAAVRGSVSGRELTEGGFAEDVDVAVRVGVSDVVPVLRQGVFSAA, translated from the coding sequence TTGGCGGCCGCCGTCTACGGCCAACCCGGCTCCGGTGCCCGGTTCGACTGGGGGCTGACCGGCGCGGCGGAGCTGGGTCGGGTCTGCGCCGCGCTGGTGGTGGTGGACGTGCTCTCGTTCACCACCTCGGTGGAGGTGGCGGTCGGCCGCGGCATGCGGGTGCACCCGTTCCCGTGGGGTGAGCAGGCGGCCGAGTACGCGTTGCGGGTCGGCGCGGTGGCCGCGGTGGGCCGTCGGCGGGTTACGGCGGAGCACCCGTGGTCGCTCTCGCCCGCCGCGCTGAGCACCGCGCCGGTGGTGGCGGACCTGGTGCTGCCCTCGCCGAACGGCTCCGCGATCAGCGCCGCCGCCAGTGCCACCGGGCTACCGGTGGTCGCGGCGTGCCTGCGCAATGCCGGGGCCGTCGGGCGTTGGCTGCGCCGCCAGGGGTACGGCACGACGGACGCCCCGATCGGCGTCATCGCGGCGGGGGAGCGGTGGCCGGACGGTTCGCTGCGCCCGTCGGTGGAGGATCAGCTCGGCGCGGCCAGCGTCCTCGACGCCCTCTCCGGCGTGCCGGGTGGGCTCTCCGTGGAGGCGGCCATGGCGCTCGCCGCGCTGGCCAGCACCCCGGACGTGCCCGCCGCGGTCCGGGGCAGCGTATCCGGCCGGGAGCTGACTGAGGGTGGCTTCGCCGAGGACGTCGACGTCGCCGTCCGGGTCGGCGTGTCGGACGTCGTCCCGGTGCTCCGTCAGGGCGTGTTCTCCGCCGCCTGA
- the purL gene encoding phosphoribosylformylglycinamidine synthase subunit PurL — MTTHPDPVRDTPEAYSAPAQPTEPSPAQPAAPAPAAAQPAAVDWTEGVDTVPRAGGTPGELQPYTELGLRDDEYDRIRQILGRRPTQSELAMYSIMWSEHCSYKSSKVHLRQFGEKAPHSDRLLAGIGENAGVVQVSDELAVTFKVESHNHPSFVEPYQGAATGVGGIVRDILAMGARPVAVMDPLRFGAADHPDTARVLTGVVAGVGGYGNCLGLPNIGGELVFDPSYQGNPLLNALCLGVLPVNRLQNKAAAGPGNVVVLMGAKTGRDGIGGVSVLASATFDEGSEQRRPAVQVGDPFTEKLLIEACLELYDGQLVVGIQDLGGAGLTCALTETAAAAGTGMRVWLERVPLREPSMDPHEILASESQERMLLVVEPDKLDAVLKTAEKWGVLATAIGEVTAPEPDGSPGRLLITWQDHLVVDVPPGSLVDDGPVYARPMREPADLILLQADRAETLPRPADPEALRETVLRMIASPNLADKTWVTEQYDRYVLGNTVLAQPEDGGVIRIDERTGLGVALSVDGNGRYARLDPYNGTKLALAEAYRNVAVTGAKPIAVTNCLNFGSPEDPGVMWQFAEAVRGLADGCLELGIPVTGGNVSFYNQTGAAAIHPTPVVGVLGVLDNVADRVPMGFVPRAAGDHDQLYLLGETNVELSGSEWAWVTHEHLGGIPPQVDLAREKALADLLAEAARVGHLTSAHDLSDGGLAQSLVESCLRRGVGARIAVPEHFAGGSMPFVYLFSESAARALVSVPRGHDKAFAALCAERGVPFELIGVTDPAGGALEVHGQFRIGLDELRAAHTETLPRLFGGAADVEVPAPAAGVAGAVEAVPLPVAQAEPVDAGEVVSEPIASAGPAPQTGAVEPVAEAAESPVEDTEPAGPGESSEAGSGVTEPSPDER; from the coding sequence ATGACCACCCATCCGGACCCGGTACGGGACACACCGGAGGCGTACTCCGCCCCGGCGCAGCCGACCGAGCCGAGCCCGGCGCAGCCCGCCGCCCCGGCGCCCGCCGCCGCCCAGCCGGCCGCCGTCGACTGGACCGAGGGCGTGGACACAGTGCCGCGCGCCGGTGGCACCCCGGGAGAGCTCCAGCCGTACACCGAGCTGGGGCTCCGTGACGACGAGTACGACCGGATCCGGCAGATCCTCGGCCGTCGGCCCACCCAGTCCGAGTTGGCGATGTACTCGATCATGTGGAGCGAGCACTGCTCCTACAAGTCGAGCAAGGTGCACCTGCGCCAGTTCGGTGAGAAGGCCCCGCACAGCGACCGGCTGCTCGCCGGCATCGGCGAGAACGCCGGCGTGGTGCAGGTCTCCGACGAGCTGGCGGTGACCTTCAAGGTCGAGTCGCACAACCACCCGAGCTTCGTCGAGCCGTACCAGGGTGCGGCGACCGGCGTCGGCGGCATCGTCCGGGACATCCTCGCCATGGGCGCCCGCCCGGTCGCGGTGATGGACCCGCTGCGCTTCGGTGCCGCGGACCACCCGGACACCGCCCGGGTCCTCACCGGCGTGGTCGCCGGCGTGGGTGGCTACGGCAACTGCCTCGGCCTGCCCAACATCGGTGGCGAGCTGGTCTTCGACCCCTCCTACCAGGGCAACCCGTTGCTCAACGCGCTCTGCCTGGGCGTGCTGCCGGTCAACCGGTTGCAGAACAAGGCGGCCGCCGGCCCCGGCAACGTGGTCGTGCTGATGGGCGCCAAGACCGGCCGGGACGGCATCGGCGGTGTCTCGGTGCTGGCCAGCGCCACCTTCGACGAGGGCAGCGAGCAGCGCCGCCCCGCCGTGCAGGTCGGCGACCCGTTCACCGAGAAGCTGTTGATCGAGGCCTGCCTGGAGCTGTACGACGGCCAGCTGGTCGTCGGCATCCAGGACCTCGGCGGCGCCGGGCTGACCTGCGCGCTCACCGAGACCGCCGCCGCGGCCGGCACCGGCATGCGGGTCTGGCTGGAGCGGGTGCCCCTGCGTGAGCCGTCGATGGACCCGCACGAGATCCTGGCCAGCGAGTCCCAGGAGCGCATGCTGCTGGTCGTCGAGCCGGACAAGCTCGACGCGGTGCTCAAGACCGCCGAGAAGTGGGGCGTGCTCGCCACCGCGATCGGCGAGGTCACCGCGCCGGAGCCGGACGGCAGCCCGGGCCGGTTGCTGATCACCTGGCAGGACCACCTGGTGGTCGACGTGCCGCCGGGCTCGCTGGTCGACGACGGCCCGGTCTACGCCCGGCCGATGCGTGAGCCGGCCGACCTGATCCTGCTCCAGGCCGACCGGGCCGAGACGCTTCCCCGCCCGGCCGACCCGGAGGCGCTGCGGGAGACCGTGCTGCGCATGATCGCGTCGCCCAACCTGGCCGACAAGACCTGGGTCACCGAGCAGTACGACCGCTACGTGCTGGGCAACACCGTGCTCGCCCAGCCGGAGGACGGCGGCGTGATCCGGATCGACGAGCGGACCGGGCTCGGCGTGGCGCTGTCCGTGGACGGCAACGGCCGGTACGCCCGGCTCGACCCGTACAACGGCACCAAGCTGGCGCTGGCCGAGGCGTACCGGAACGTGGCGGTGACCGGCGCGAAGCCGATCGCCGTGACCAACTGCCTGAACTTCGGCTCCCCGGAGGACCCGGGCGTAATGTGGCAGTTCGCCGAGGCCGTACGCGGCCTGGCGGACGGCTGCCTGGAGCTGGGCATCCCGGTCACCGGCGGCAACGTCAGCTTCTACAACCAGACCGGCGCTGCGGCCATCCACCCGACCCCGGTGGTCGGCGTGCTGGGCGTGCTGGACAACGTCGCCGACCGGGTCCCGATGGGCTTCGTCCCGCGCGCCGCCGGCGACCACGACCAGCTCTACCTGCTCGGCGAGACCAACGTGGAGCTCTCCGGCTCGGAGTGGGCCTGGGTGACGCACGAGCACCTCGGCGGCATCCCGCCGCAGGTCGACCTTGCCCGGGAGAAGGCGCTGGCCGACCTGCTGGCCGAGGCCGCCCGGGTCGGTCACCTCACCTCGGCGCACGACCTCTCCGACGGTGGCCTCGCCCAGAGCCTTGTCGAGTCCTGCCTGCGCCGCGGCGTCGGCGCCCGGATCGCGGTGCCGGAGCACTTCGCCGGCGGCTCGATGCCGTTCGTCTACCTGTTCAGCGAGTCGGCGGCACGGGCGCTGGTGTCGGTGCCGCGCGGCCACGACAAGGCGTTCGCGGCGCTCTGCGCCGAGCGCGGGGTGCCGTTCGAGCTGATCGGCGTCACCGACCCGGCTGGTGGTGCGCTGGAGGTGCACGGCCAGTTCCGGATCGGGCTGGACGAGCTGCGCGCCGCGCACACCGAGACGTTGCCGCGCCTCTTCGGTGGCGCCGCCGACGTCGAGGTGCCCGCACCGGCGGCCGGCGTGGCGGGCGCGGTCGAGGCAGTGCCGCTGCCGGTCGCGCAGGCCGAGCCGGTTGATGCGGGAGAGGTCGTCTCCGAGCCGATCGCGTCGGCCGGCCCGGCTCCGCAGACCGGTGCCGTCGAGCCGGTCGCCGAGGCTGCCGAGAGCCCGGTCGAGGACACCGAGCCCGCCGGGCCCGGTGAGTCGTCCGAGGCTGGCTCCGGTGTCACCGAGCCGTCGCCTGACGAGCGCTGA
- the purQ gene encoding phosphoribosylformylglycinamidine synthase subunit PurQ produces MTARVGVVTFPGSLDDGDAARAVRIAGAEPVRLWHGDPALHGVDAVVLPGGFSYGDYLRCGAIARFAPVMETIVDAAQGGLPVLGICNGFQILCEAHLLPGALTRNQHLHFRNRDQILRIESAGTAWTNAFQPGQEVLIPVKNGEGCYVADTATLDQLEAEGRVVARYVGGNPNGSQRDIAAITNPAGNVVGIMPHPEHAVEALTGPSLDGLGFFTSVLKHLVGAPA; encoded by the coding sequence GTGACCGCCCGGGTCGGTGTGGTCACCTTCCCCGGCTCGCTCGACGACGGGGACGCCGCCCGCGCCGTCCGGATCGCCGGGGCCGAGCCGGTCCGGCTCTGGCACGGTGACCCGGCGCTGCACGGGGTGGACGCGGTCGTGTTGCCCGGCGGCTTCTCCTACGGTGACTACCTGCGCTGCGGCGCCATCGCCCGGTTCGCGCCGGTGATGGAGACGATCGTGGACGCCGCCCAGGGCGGTCTGCCGGTGCTCGGCATCTGCAACGGCTTCCAGATTCTCTGCGAGGCGCACCTGCTGCCCGGCGCGCTCACCCGCAACCAGCACCTGCACTTCCGCAACCGGGACCAGATCCTGCGCATCGAGTCGGCCGGCACCGCGTGGACCAACGCGTTCCAGCCCGGCCAGGAGGTGCTCATCCCGGTGAAGAACGGCGAGGGTTGCTACGTCGCCGACACCGCGACGCTCGATCAGCTCGAAGCCGAGGGTCGGGTGGTCGCCCGCTACGTCGGCGGCAACCCGAACGGGTCGCAGCGCGACATCGCCGCGATCACCAACCCCGCAGGCAACGTGGTCGGCATCATGCCGCACCCCGAGCACGCGGTGGAGGCGCTCACCGGCCCCTCGCTGGACGGCCTCGGCTTCTTCACCTCGGTCCTCAAGCACCTGGTGGGGGCGCCAGCGTGA
- the purS gene encoding phosphoribosylformylglycinamidine synthase subunit PurS: protein MPRVVVDVMLKPEILDPQGQAVANALPRLGVSDVASVRIGRRIEIEFTGEPDLDRAREIADKLLANPVIEDFTVRLVEADETADARS, encoded by the coding sequence GTGCCTCGCGTCGTCGTCGACGTCATGCTCAAGCCCGAGATCCTCGATCCGCAGGGCCAGGCCGTCGCAAACGCGCTGCCCCGGCTCGGCGTCAGCGACGTCGCCTCGGTTCGGATCGGCAGGCGGATCGAGATCGAGTTCACCGGTGAACCGGACCTGGACCGAGCCCGGGAGATCGCCGACAAGCTCCTCGCCAACCCGGTCATCGAGGACTTCACCGTCCGCCTGGTCGAGGCCGACGAGACCGCGGACGCCCGCTCGTGA
- a CDS encoding S1 family peptidase gives MRIRPLLALLGVALTGVLGAASGAVAAPAGPQPIIGGGTVSSAPWAAAVMSNGSFTCSGSVIAPQWVLTARHCISGTMSVRVGSVYRSSGGVTRTVSATYTRNDLALMRLSSTVSTSAVSLASSNPPINSTNSIYGWGMTCYSGCSASSQLKTATVRVTSNSATDAYGGQAIRSTRINGNAWRGDSGGPQFYNGRQVGVASTADGSSIQNYGSVAYNRGWITSTAGV, from the coding sequence ATGCGCATCCGTCCCCTGCTCGCCCTGCTCGGCGTCGCGCTCACCGGCGTCCTCGGCGCCGCGTCCGGCGCGGTCGCCGCCCCGGCCGGCCCGCAACCCATCATCGGCGGCGGCACCGTCTCGTCCGCCCCCTGGGCCGCCGCGGTGATGAGCAACGGCTCGTTCACCTGTTCCGGCAGCGTGATCGCCCCGCAGTGGGTGCTCACCGCCCGGCACTGCATCAGCGGCACCATGTCCGTCCGGGTCGGCAGCGTCTACCGCTCCTCGGGCGGGGTCACCCGTACCGTCAGCGCCACCTACACCCGCAACGACCTCGCCCTCATGCGCCTCTCCAGCACGGTCAGCACCTCGGCGGTGAGCCTGGCCAGCAGCAACCCGCCGATCAACTCGACCAACTCGATCTACGGCTGGGGCATGACCTGCTACAGCGGCTGCTCGGCGTCCAGCCAGCTCAAGACCGCCACCGTGCGGGTGACCAGCAACAGCGCCACCGACGCGTACGGCGGCCAGGCGATCCGCAGCACCAGGATCAACGGCAACGCCTGGCGGGGCGACTCGGGCGGCCCGCAGTTCTACAACGGCCGGCAGGTCGGCGTGGCCTCGACGGCCGACGGCTCCAGCATCCAGAACTACGGCAGCGTCGCGTACAACCGGGGCTGGATCACCTCGACGGCCGGTGTCTGA
- a CDS encoding YbjQ family protein, with protein sequence MAGPAPAVRAASFCSIRSGEQCTRSGHAAPDSIGTVLVVTTEQLPGYEIRQILGEVVSSMARTRNPYREGVKNLRGGAYDPLAPDNLTRWRTDSVARLGEEALRLGANAVIGMRFDSRDCGEMWMEICAYGTAVIVAPVMPDVMPADQPAIAAETAHDAGFTESPGGIAEPASAPNLRTAAETPTGD encoded by the coding sequence ATGGCAGGCCCTGCGCCGGCCGTCCGCGCCGCGTCGTTTTGCAGCATCCGATCAGGTGAACAATGCACACGATCGGGTCACGCCGCTCCTGACAGCATCGGAACCGTGCTGGTCGTGACGACGGAGCAACTGCCCGGCTACGAAATCCGCCAGATTCTCGGTGAGGTGGTGTCATCGATGGCCAGGACGCGCAACCCGTACCGCGAGGGGGTCAAGAACCTGCGCGGTGGCGCGTACGACCCGCTGGCCCCGGACAACCTGACCCGCTGGCGCACCGACTCGGTGGCCCGGCTCGGCGAGGAGGCCCTGCGGCTCGGCGCCAACGCGGTGATCGGCATGCGGTTCGACAGCCGGGACTGTGGCGAGATGTGGATGGAGATCTGCGCGTACGGCACGGCGGTGATCGTCGCACCCGTCATGCCGGACGTCATGCCCGCCGATCAGCCAGCGATCGCCGCGGAAACGGCGCACGACGCCGGCTTCACCGAGTCGCCCGGCGGCATCGCCGAACCGGCCAGCGCCCCGAACCTCCGCACCGCCGCCGAAACCCCCACCGGCGACTAA